In Labrys monachus, the genomic stretch TGTCGACGCTCAAGAACACCTCGCTCCTGTCGGTGATCACGATCATCGAACTCACCCTGCAATCGCAGATCATCATCTCCGCGACCTTCCGGCCGTTCGATTTCTACATCATCGCGGCCTTCATGTACCTCTTCATGACGACGGCTCTCATGGCGGCGGCAGGCTGGTTCGAACGCCATCTGGCGCTGCGCTACTGACGTCGACGGAACTCATGCCGGCGCCGGAGAGAGGCCCCGAAGGGCCCGAGGCGACGCCGGACGGCCTTGAAGACGACCCACCAGAGAAGGAACCAGAAACATGTCCATACCCCTCCTGCCGACCCGGCGCCTCGCCGCCATGGCGATCGCCGCCGCCTTCCTCCTGAGCACCTTCGGCGCCGGCGCCAAGGCGGCCGACCTCGAGCTGATCACCCCCGGCGAGCTCAGCGCCGCGACGGAGGGCACCTACCCGCCCTTCAGCATGTACGGCACCGACGGCAAGCTCGACGGCCTCGAGATCCGCGTCATGGGCGAGATCGCCAGGCGCCTCGGCCTCACCTACCGGCCCGTCATCATCAAATGGGACTCGCTGCTGATCGGCCTGAAGGCCGACCAGTACGACACCGCCAGCGACGCGATGGACATCACGCCGGAACGCCAGAAGCAGGTGACCTTCGTCGACGGCTGGCTGCAGTCCGGCGGCCGCCTGGTGGTCAAGGCGGATTCGCCGATCAAGTCCGGCGCCGACATGAAGGGCAAGACCATCGGCGTGCTCGTCGCCTCGACCTGGGAGAAGCTCGCGACCGGCCTCGGCGCCAATGTGAAGACCTACAAGGCCGAGACCGACGGCATCCAGGACCTCGTCAACGGCAATGTCGACGGCGTGATCACCGATTCGATTTCCGCCGCCTACACGATCAAGGCGTCCCACCTGCCGCTCAGGATGACCGACGACTATCTCAGCCAGATCCAGAAGGGCTTTCCGATCAAGCTCGGCAAGCCCAATCTGGTGAAGGCGATGAACAAGGCGCTGGCCGACATGATCGCCGACGGAACCTATGCCAAGCTGACATCCGCGCTCATCGGCTACAGCCCGGCGCCGA encodes the following:
- a CDS encoding transporter substrate-binding domain-containing protein; translated protein: MSIPLLPTRRLAAMAIAAAFLLSTFGAGAKAADLELITPGELSAATEGTYPPFSMYGTDGKLDGLEIRVMGEIARRLGLTYRPVIIKWDSLLIGLKADQYDTASDAMDITPERQKQVTFVDGWLQSGGRLVVKADSPIKSGADMKGKTIGVLVASTWEKLATGLGANVKTYKAETDGIQDLVNGNVDGVITDSISAAYTIKASHLPLRMTDDYLSQIQKGFPIKLGKPNLVKAMNKALADMIADGTYAKLTSALIGYSPAPKDPIRSQL